In uncultured Bacteroides sp., the following proteins share a genomic window:
- a CDS encoding MATE family efflux transporter: MSKANNISQGKAHYQALFKLGIPIVIGQLGIIVLGFADTFMIGHHDTLELGASSFVNNVFNLGIIFSTGFSYGLTPVVGELCGSRNFASAGQALKASLLANFLVGLLVTAVFFILYLNVTRLGQPIELMPLIRPYYLVLLVSMVFIMLFNAFKQFADGITDTKTAMWILLGGNSLNILGNYLLIYGKWGFPELGLLGAGISTLTSRIVMLLVFIWVFAMHKRYRRYFVGFSRFPMLRKDFYRLNALGWPLGLQMGMETASFNFSAIMMGWIGAYALAAHQVMCTISTLAFLVYYGMGAAIAVRVSYFRGQHDWVNVRRVTYAGLHIIWGMALFFCILLFLLRNHMAAWFTDSQEVSVIVASLVLPMLLYQFGDGMQIAFANALRGISDVKPMMWIAFVAYFIISLPAGYFFGFVLHWGAPGVWMALPFGLSSAGIMFWLRFRRHAESKE, translated from the coding sequence ATGAGTAAAGCGAATAACATATCACAAGGGAAGGCCCATTATCAAGCTCTTTTTAAATTAGGTATTCCTATTGTTATCGGTCAGCTGGGTATTATCGTACTGGGCTTTGCCGATACATTTATGATTGGGCACCATGACACGCTTGAACTTGGAGCTTCTTCTTTTGTGAATAATGTATTCAATCTTGGTATTATCTTTAGTACAGGTTTCTCCTATGGGCTAACTCCTGTTGTCGGTGAACTATGCGGTTCCAGAAATTTTGCGTCTGCGGGTCAAGCTCTGAAAGCGAGCTTGCTTGCTAACTTCTTGGTTGGATTGTTGGTCACGGCTGTTTTTTTTATCCTTTATTTGAATGTTACTAGGCTTGGACAGCCGATAGAATTGATGCCGTTGATCAGACCCTATTATTTGGTATTGCTTGTCTCAATGGTCTTTATTATGCTCTTTAATGCTTTTAAGCAATTTGCAGACGGTATAACGGATACGAAAACTGCCATGTGGATACTTCTTGGAGGCAACTCCTTAAATATTTTGGGAAATTATCTTCTGATCTATGGTAAATGGGGCTTTCCGGAGCTTGGCTTGTTGGGTGCGGGCATTAGCACGCTGACTTCACGTATCGTTATGCTGCTCGTTTTTATTTGGGTCTTTGCGATGCATAAGCGTTATCGACGTTACTTCGTCGGATTCTCAAGATTCCCTATGTTGCGAAAAGATTTTTACCGTTTGAACGCTTTGGGATGGCCGCTTGGGTTACAAATGGGGATGGAAACTGCTTCTTTCAACTTTAGTGCTATTATGATGGGATGGATTGGTGCGTATGCGCTAGCTGCGCATCAGGTGATGTGCACCATTTCAACCTTAGCCTTCTTAGTCTATTATGGAATGGGAGCTGCAATCGCTGTTAGGGTTAGCTATTTTCGTGGACAACATGATTGGGTAAATGTACGTCGTGTTACGTATGCAGGGTTGCACATCATTTGGGGAATGGCTTTATTCTTTTGCATACTCTTATTCCTGTTAAGAAATCACATGGCAGCGTGGTTTACTGATAGTCAGGAAGTTTCTGTTATTGTGGCATCTCTTGTGTTACCTATGTTGCTCTATCAATTTGGTGATGGTATGCAGATTGCTTTTGCAAATGCTTTGCGAGGTATATCGGATGTTAAACCAATGATGTGGATTGCGTTTGTCGCCTATTTTATTATATCTTTGCCTGCAGGCTATTTCTTTGGGTTTGTGCTCCATTGGGGTGCGCCGGGTGTTTGGATGGCTTTGCCATTTGGACTTTCTAGTGCCGGTATTATGTTTTGGCTGAGATTCAGGCGTCATGCAGAAAGTAAAGAATGA